One Tolypothrix bouteillei VB521301 DNA window includes the following coding sequences:
- the infB gene encoding translation initiation factor IF-2, producing MNNGKVRIYELSKELNLDNKELLAICDQLNIAVKSHSSTITESEAERIRTQAEKLAATTVPQRKDNGGNSHNRINSLQAGSRNRPAAPNNQQILEIRKPKDLINQTSNASEASVATNIKLASSEVNPPSPPKPFATPVSPMKPTAPSKPVPRNQSETAQELVVTDAADKTQDTEKPAEKTTAAKPEKSVAPTQGSKVKPERPQKPQLTAPPTRPAGEKPNTGTSPQANVSEKPILKRDRDQAKPERDPERDRNRPGKQEQAAKHDQAKPQRERANKPPTGDSTAAPPQKPSRPAPPVRSERGAGKPSGPVPAGADTPRPSRPMRPSADHPAAATLATPPKQIPGSTKTAVTAEEDDDDVVVAEVIELKRPTPPRQAKGKKWQEEDIDELKEAAKPGKGVTKGKRLKPIVDDEDLLEDDLLDEEGLEIPAAIQVSLSIARPPKPKAAKAAQPALAVVTPVSRGKKPASNRAEQQQNRRQTEQKRERPEIFTVTGPMTVQELAEGLAVADTEIVKILFMKGIAVSITQSLDIPTITQVANELGTEITTAEPEAEARKVTEMIDVEDLEKLQRRPPVVTIMGHVDHGKTTLLDSIRKTKVAAGEAGGITQHIGAYHVDVEHDGKEQQIVFLDTPGHEAFTAMRARGARVTDIAILVVAADDGVRPQTVEAISHAKAAEVPIVVAINKIDKPEAQADRVKQELTEYALVPEEWGGDTIMVPVSAIKGENLDTLLEMILLVAEIEELSANPERMARGTVIEAHLDKAKGPVATLLIQNGTLHVGDLLVAGSVFGKVRAMVDDRGARVEAANPSFAVEVLGLSEVPAAGDEFEVFDNEKQARSIAADRAEKQRQSRLMQGRVTLTSLSAQAQEGELKELNLILKGDVQGSVEAIVGSLRQIPQNEVQIRLLLASAGEITQTDIDLAAASGAVIVGFNTTYASGARHAADEAGVDVREYDIIYKLLEDIQGALEGLLEPELVEEHLGQAEVRAVFPVGRGSVAGCYVQSGKLIRNCKVRVRRNGKVIHEDTLDSLKRMKEDAREVNSGYECGVGIDKYTDWAESDIIEAYQMVTKRRTLSKTR from the coding sequence ATGAACAACGGCAAAGTTAGAATTTACGAGTTATCAAAGGAATTGAATTTGGATAATAAAGAGCTATTAGCAATTTGCGACCAGCTCAACATCGCGGTCAAAAGCCATAGCAGTACAATTACAGAGTCAGAAGCAGAGCGCATTCGGACTCAAGCAGAAAAATTAGCGGCAACAACTGTGCCGCAAAGAAAGGATAATGGTGGAAATAGCCATAATAGAATAAATTCACTACAAGCTGGCTCCCGAAACAGACCTGCTGCACCTAATAATCAACAAATCTTGGAGATACGTAAACCTAAAGACTTGATAAACCAGACGTCAAACGCCTCCGAGGCGTCAGTTGCTACCAACATAAAACTTGCTTCTTCTGAAGTCAATCCTCCTTCCCCCCCTAAGCCCTTCGCTACCCCAGTCTCACCCATGAAGCCGACGGCACCAAGCAAACCTGTACCCCGGAATCAGTCTGAGACCGCTCAAGAACTTGTTGTGACAGATGCGGCTGATAAGACACAAGATACAGAAAAACCGGCGGAAAAAACAACGGCAGCAAAACCAGAAAAATCGGTTGCACCTACTCAAGGGTCTAAGGTAAAACCAGAAAGACCTCAAAAACCGCAACTGACGGCACCACCTACAAGACCGGCAGGAGAAAAACCAAACACTGGCACTTCTCCCCAAGCAAATGTAAGTGAAAAGCCGATTCTGAAGCGCGATCGCGACCAAGCTAAACCAGAACGCGATCCCGAACGCGATCGCAATCGACCTGGAAAGCAAGAACAAGCTGCCAAACACGACCAGGCAAAACCTCAAAGAGAGAGAGCCAACAAACCACCCACAGGGGACTCAACAGCGGCACCGCCACAGAAACCCTCGCGTCCTGCCCCACCTGTGAGATCGGAACGCGGTGCGGGTAAACCATCAGGACCAGTACCCGCAGGCGCAGATACTCCAAGACCTAGCAGACCAATGCGCCCGTCTGCCGACCATCCTGCCGCAGCAACACTTGCGACTCCACCAAAACAAATCCCTGGCTCAACCAAAACAGCAGTTACTGCTGAAGAGGACGATGATGATGTAGTTGTCGCTGAAGTGATCGAACTCAAGCGACCAACACCGCCACGCCAAGCCAAGGGTAAGAAGTGGCAGGAAGAAGATATCGACGAACTCAAAGAAGCGGCTAAACCGGGTAAGGGCGTTACCAAAGGAAAACGCCTCAAGCCGATTGTCGATGATGAGGATTTGTTAGAAGACGATCTACTTGATGAAGAAGGACTGGAAATACCCGCCGCCATTCAAGTTAGTCTTTCTATTGCCCGTCCACCCAAACCCAAGGCAGCTAAAGCGGCACAACCGGCACTTGCTGTTGTAACTCCAGTCTCTAGAGGGAAAAAGCCCGCTAGCAATCGCGCAGAGCAGCAGCAAAATCGCCGCCAGACAGAGCAAAAGCGGGAGCGCCCCGAAATATTCACAGTTACCGGTCCGATGACCGTACAAGAACTGGCAGAAGGTTTAGCAGTTGCTGATACAGAGATTGTAAAAATCCTGTTTATGAAGGGTATAGCAGTTAGCATTACCCAAAGCCTTGATATTCCCACAATTACACAGGTTGCCAACGAGTTGGGCACGGAAATTACAACAGCCGAACCAGAAGCGGAAGCCCGTAAAGTCACTGAAATGATTGATGTCGAAGACCTGGAAAAACTCCAGCGACGTCCGCCAGTGGTGACAATCATGGGTCACGTAGACCACGGCAAAACAACCCTGCTCGACTCGATTCGCAAAACAAAGGTGGCTGCCGGCGAAGCGGGTGGTATTACTCAGCACATTGGCGCTTACCACGTAGATGTGGAACACGATGGCAAAGAGCAGCAAATCGTCTTTCTTGACACTCCCGGTCACGAAGCATTTACAGCAATGCGGGCAAGAGGAGCGCGTGTCACTGATATTGCCATCTTGGTGGTGGCTGCAGATGATGGCGTCCGTCCGCAAACTGTGGAAGCTATCAGCCATGCTAAGGCAGCTGAAGTGCCCATTGTGGTTGCTATCAACAAAATTGACAAACCGGAAGCTCAAGCTGACCGGGTGAAGCAAGAATTAACAGAATACGCTCTAGTTCCAGAAGAATGGGGCGGTGATACGATTATGGTTCCAGTCAGCGCTATCAAAGGTGAAAACCTCGATACGCTACTTGAGATGATTCTGCTAGTAGCAGAAATCGAAGAACTATCTGCTAACCCAGAGCGGATGGCGAGAGGAACTGTCATTGAAGCACATCTAGACAAAGCCAAAGGACCCGTTGCTACTCTACTGATTCAAAATGGTACATTGCACGTGGGTGACCTGTTAGTCGCAGGTTCTGTGTTCGGTAAAGTCCGAGCCATGGTGGATGACAGAGGCGCAAGAGTCGAAGCAGCCAATCCATCTTTTGCTGTTGAGGTACTTGGCTTAAGTGAAGTACCTGCGGCGGGTGATGAGTTTGAGGTCTTTGATAACGAGAAACAAGCACGATCTATTGCTGCTGACCGTGCTGAAAAACAACGTCAATCCCGCCTCATGCAGGGTCGCGTTACCCTTACAAGTCTGTCGGCTCAAGCTCAAGAGGGCGAGTTAAAAGAACTCAACTTGATCTTGAAAGGAGACGTACAGGGTTCGGTAGAAGCTATTGTGGGATCGCTCAGACAAATTCCACAAAACGAAGTGCAAATTCGTTTGTTGTTAGCATCTGCGGGTGAAATCACTCAAACGGATATCGACTTGGCTGCAGCCAGCGGAGCCGTTATTGTAGGTTTCAACACAACCTACGCAAGTGGAGCAAGACACGCTGCTGATGAAGCGGGTGTCGATGTACGGGAATATGACATTATCTACAAACTTCTGGAAGACATTCAAGGTGCTCTAGAAGGTCTCTTGGAACCAGAGTTGGTAGAAGAACACCTCGGTCAAGCCGAAGTGCGTGCTGTCTTCCCTGTCGGTCGCGGTTCTGTTGCTGGTTGTTACGTACAGTCTGGCAAACTTATACGGAACTGCAAAGTGCGTGTACGTCGGAATGGAAAGGTAATCCATGAAGATACTCTTGACTCCCTCAAGCGGATGAAAGAAGATGCACGCGAAGTCAATTCTGGTTACGAATGCGGTGTCGGTATAGATAAATATACTGATTGGGCAGAAAGTGATATCATCGAAGCCTACCAGATGGTGACTAAACGTCGTACCCTTTCTAAAACAAGATAG
- a CDS encoding response regulator, producing the protein MSGISQFSISNDPPLILVADDDKTIRMLLREVMETEGYRVVDVSNGKQCLETFTAVKPDLILLDAVMPVMDGFSCCKQLTQLSRTLFASSLVHSMPGFSFGNSTISRLCDRIPILMITGLEDSESVDRAFEAGASDYVTKPINWAVLRQRVKRLLQQAQLYKQLEAVTQALQELANVDGLTGVANRRRFDQYLNAQWLNSVEEQLPLSLILCDIDYFKLYNDKYGHIAGDICLQKVANVLSRTVEKNQDLVARYGGEEFAVIMPNTHVTRAVHVAAAMQAGVRELEIEHLESTVSHFITLSVGVAMTVPKFEVSPTTLIMVADKALYQAKAEGRNRIILKQLNH; encoded by the coding sequence ATGTCGGGCATAAGCCAATTTTCTATCTCCAACGACCCCCCTTTGATTCTTGTTGCTGACGATGATAAGACCATTCGGATGCTGTTACGTGAAGTGATGGAAACAGAAGGCTATCGTGTGGTCGATGTTTCTAACGGCAAACAGTGTCTGGAGACATTCACAGCCGTCAAACCAGACCTCATTTTGTTAGATGCTGTTATGCCAGTGATGGATGGCTTTAGTTGTTGCAAGCAATTAACTCAGTTGTCCAGAACTCTTTTTGCTTCGAGTCTTGTTCATTCTATGCCAGGATTCTCTTTTGGGAATAGTACGATTTCAAGATTGTGCGATCGCATTCCTATTTTAATGATTACAGGTTTAGAAGATTCGGAATCAGTAGACCGGGCTTTTGAGGCAGGAGCAAGCGATTATGTAACCAAACCAATTAATTGGGCAGTGCTGCGCCAACGAGTTAAAAGGCTGTTACAACAAGCACAACTTTACAAACAGTTAGAGGCAGTGACCCAAGCTTTACAAGAACTTGCTAATGTTGATGGGTTAACTGGAGTTGCAAATCGCCGTCGTTTTGACCAATATTTAAACGCTCAGTGGTTGAACTCGGTAGAGGAACAATTGCCGTTATCTTTGATATTGTGTGATATAGATTATTTTAAACTTTACAACGATAAGTACGGTCACATTGCTGGAGACATTTGTTTGCAAAAAGTTGCAAATGTCCTAAGTCGTACAGTTGAGAAAAATCAGGATTTGGTAGCGCGTTACGGTGGTGAAGAATTTGCCGTGATTATGCCTAACACCCATGTAACTCGTGCAGTTCACGTTGCTGCTGCCATGCAAGCAGGTGTTAGAGAACTTGAAATTGAGCACCTTGAATCCACAGTCAGCCACTTCATTACCCTAAGTGTAGGAGTAGCCATGACTGTTCCCAAGTTTGAAGTGTCTCCAACAACCTTAATTATGGTAGCAGATAAGGCTCTTTACCAAGCAAAAGCAGAGGGGCGCAATCGCATAATTCTCAAGCAGTTAAATCATTGA
- the rimP gene encoding ribosome maturation factor RimP, translating into MTHPLVPQVIELATPVAEQIGLEVVGAVFHTNQRPPVLRVDIRNPTQDTGLDDCERMSRALEATLDAAKIIPDAYVLEVSSPGISRQLETDREFISFKGFPVIVRTSPPHEGQQEWNGQLVRRDETAVYINQKGRVVEIPRALVVRVQLDERH; encoded by the coding sequence ATGACTCACCCTCTAGTCCCACAAGTTATAGAATTGGCGACACCAGTAGCAGAACAAATTGGTTTAGAAGTTGTTGGAGCTGTGTTTCACACCAATCAACGCCCACCCGTTTTGCGGGTAGACATCCGCAATCCTACCCAAGACACGGGGTTAGATGATTGTGAACGGATGAGCCGTGCTTTAGAAGCCACTCTGGATGCGGCAAAAATCATTCCTGACGCCTACGTATTGGAAGTTTCCAGTCCGGGAATTTCACGACAACTTGAGACCGACCGGGAATTTATTTCTTTTAAAGGATTTCCTGTCATTGTCCGAACTTCTCCACCTCATGAAGGACAGCAAGAGTGGAATGGTCAGTTAGTTCGCCGGGATGAAACAGCAGTTTACATCAACCAAAAAGGTCGTGTAGTTGAAATTCCTCGCGCCCTAGTTGTTAGGGTGCAACTGGATGAACGCCACTAA
- a CDS encoding DUF3493 domain-containing protein produces the protein MVDPNSKNRMKAEQYARLKAEAAAPYRGLRMFIYTACAASGFIGMFVFLAQLLAGRDVESALPNLALQIGIVTLMFFLWRWEQRRQK, from the coding sequence ATGGTAGACCCCAATAGTAAAAATCGCATGAAAGCCGAGCAATACGCCCGCCTAAAAGCAGAAGCTGCAGCGCCCTACCGAGGGTTGCGAATGTTTATTTACACTGCTTGTGCTGCTTCTGGTTTTATTGGTATGTTCGTCTTTCTAGCACAGTTATTAGCTGGACGGGATGTTGAAAGCGCTTTGCCTAATTTAGCACTTCAAATAGGAATAGTTACCTTGATGTTTTTTCTTTGGCGCTGGGAACAACGCCGTCAAAAGTAG
- a CDS encoding YlxR family protein has translation MKPNYRRCISCRQVGLKQEFWRIVRVFPSGQVQLDEGMGRSAYICPSQSCVATAQKKNKLGRALHASVPEPLYQLLWQRLSQGNQQNQPEN, from the coding sequence ATGAAACCAAACTACCGACGTTGTATTAGTTGCCGTCAAGTAGGTTTAAAGCAAGAGTTCTGGCGGATTGTCCGCGTGTTTCCTTCCGGACAGGTACAATTGGATGAGGGCATGGGCCGTTCTGCCTATATTTGTCCCAGCCAAAGCTGTGTCGCAACAGCACAAAAAAAAAATAAATTAGGGCGTGCTCTACACGCATCAGTGCCAGAACCACTGTATCAACTATTATGGCAGCGTCTATCCCAAGGAAATCAGCAAAATCAACCTGAGAATTGA
- a CDS encoding chlororespiratory reduction protein 7, with translation MPDSLMYSQDYFVVLETNQPEQFLTALELLEKLKNVLHNIKIEDLTPDLRALNSSEERAKYLIDTSCELDVGQGQYLQWYAVRLEK, from the coding sequence ATGCCAGACTCATTAATGTATAGTCAAGATTATTTTGTGGTTTTAGAAACAAATCAACCAGAGCAATTTTTGACTGCGCTAGAATTACTTGAAAAGCTAAAAAATGTTTTACACAATATTAAAATTGAAGATTTAACGCCCGATCTGCGAGCCTTAAATTCATCTGAAGAGCGGGCAAAATATTTAATAGATACAAGCTGTGAACTAGATGTTGGGCAAGGTCAATACTTACAATGGTATGCTGTTAGATTGGAAAAATGA
- a CDS encoding response regulator has protein sequence MLMLSCESSTLRVIVVDDHELTRLTLKLAFSCQENIQVVGLASNGQEAIELVERTHPDVIVLDLQMPIMDGWDASRQIKAIAPNTQIIAYSSVEDVKLQDTKEIGSLDAFCKKDVPTTELIALVRQLGMKSENHSVAG, from the coding sequence ATGTTAATGTTGTCCTGTGAGTCTTCTACCTTAAGAGTTATCGTGGTCGATGACCACGAATTAACTCGCTTAACCTTGAAATTAGCGTTTTCTTGCCAAGAAAATATCCAAGTAGTGGGTTTAGCTAGCAATGGTCAAGAAGCCATAGAATTGGTTGAACGTACTCACCCGGATGTGATCGTTCTAGATTTACAAATGCCAATTATGGATGGTTGGGATGCATCTCGTCAGATTAAAGCTATTGCCCCAAATACCCAAATCATTGCTTACTCCTCTGTTGAGGATGTCAAGCTTCAAGATACCAAAGAAATTGGTAGCCTGGATGCTTTCTGTAAAAAAGACGTACCTACAACAGAATTGATTGCTTTAGTAAGACAATTAGGTATGAAATCTGAAAACCACTCAGTAGCCGGTTAA
- a CDS encoding DUF2854 domain-containing protein has translation MLRQFSLGTLGLTVGGVLTIIGFVAYAADNATLNLVGFFYGIPLLLGGLALKANEISPVPFSQPTTPEVLALREQQATSTQTKIRKDLTRYCYGQDAHFDKSLEFLGLGSSDEDRPEISGLRETEINGAYALILEFNSPSVPIDIWQKKQEKMTNYFGPGVEVTVTQPDSNQIELSLVVNSKG, from the coding sequence ATGTTACGCCAATTTTCTTTGGGAACGCTTGGGTTAACTGTCGGTGGGGTTTTAACAATAATCGGCTTTGTGGCTTATGCCGCAGACAATGCCACACTCAATCTAGTCGGCTTTTTTTATGGGATTCCTCTTCTTTTAGGAGGACTAGCTCTCAAAGCTAACGAAATTTCACCTGTGCCTTTTAGTCAACCGACAACACCAGAAGTATTGGCATTACGAGAGCAACAAGCCACTTCTACTCAAACTAAAATTCGCAAAGACTTGACTCGATATTGCTACGGTCAAGATGCTCATTTCGATAAATCTTTAGAATTTTTGGGTCTTGGTTCTTCAGATGAAGATAGACCGGAAATATCAGGACTGAGAGAAACAGAAATTAATGGAGCTTATGCCCTCATTTTGGAATTTAATTCACCTTCGGTGCCAATTGATATCTGGCAAAAAAAGCAGGAAAAAATGACCAATTATTTTGGCCCTGGTGTGGAAGTTACAGTCACACAACCAGATTCAAATCAAATTGAGTTGTCTTTAGTTGTCAATTCAAAGGGTTAG
- a CDS encoding alpha/beta hydrolase, giving the protein MLLSSTLASSGQDPQKVRKYLTEPVKVNLLILDKILNSRVGNAVLDQISQVIYTPSSKANRQALRSALILSASNDKKITLIEIIQNYPTSEVEVDGDKLGTACASRSPCTCPSSTSNFTGKSPRFSQVLTGKPSVLTSYQIAMNKKLIYECY; this is encoded by the coding sequence GTGTTACTCTCATCTACTCTGGCTTCTTCAGGGCAAGATCCCCAAAAAGTTCGCAAGTATTTGACGGAACCTGTAAAAGTTAACTTATTAATTCTCGATAAAATACTTAACAGTCGAGTCGGTAATGCAGTCCTCGACCAGATCTCTCAAGTGATTTACACACCTTCTAGTAAGGCTAACAGACAAGCTTTGCGTTCTGCTTTGATTCTTTCTGCAAGTAACGATAAAAAAATTACGTTAATAGAAATTATTCAAAATTATCCAACATCGGAGGTTGAAGTTGATGGCGATAAGCTGGGTACAGCTTGTGCTTCGCGATCGCCTTGCACTTGCCCATCCTCAACTTCAAATTTTACAGGGAAATCTCCCAGATTTTCTCAAGTTTTAACTGGCAAACCTTCAGTATTAACCAGTTATCAGATCGCTATGAATAAAAAATTAATATATGAATGTTACTGA
- a CDS encoding DUF1565 domain-containing protein, with protein MTHQGFKIPQSKNFHIRALPVGFSALLAVTGGLMLLEKEVNAGEVPQKVNATMTTAQVPVGANTLYVNPETGQDSSDAGSSEAKAYKTITYALKQAKPGTVIQLAPGTYSQESGEVFPLAIGQGVTLRGDESTKGQGILIVGSGNFISPTFARQNIAILAQNESAIGGVTVTNPENRGTGVWIETSNAVVSNSTFTNSVREGVFVTGKANPKIENNVFIQNKGNGVSVAKSAQGEVRNNLFQNTGFGVAVSDLASPLITDNQIIQNNGGVVVNGSSKPVLRSNVIQDNRDHGLVVIQNAQPDLGTAENPGKNIIRNNGQKDIKKFFDVLNATTSNTIVAVGNDIDVKRISGKVEFVAATVEAPSSGGIATTFRDVPAGYWAKTYIEALAAKNIIAGFPDGSFKPNEPVTRAQFAAIISKAFAPSPKRETSSFNDVSRNFWAYQVIQSAYQGGFVSGYPDKSFKPEQQIPRVQALVSLASGLGLSADSQNVLSVYSDASQIPNYATSSVAAATTKQLVVNYPSVKQLNPNRQATRAEVAAFVYQALVSRGSLQAIPSPYLVRTP; from the coding sequence ATGACACACCAGGGATTTAAAATTCCGCAATCAAAAAACTTTCACATTCGCGCTTTACCAGTAGGATTCAGTGCTTTGTTAGCAGTTACTGGTGGACTTATGCTTCTAGAAAAAGAGGTAAATGCAGGAGAAGTTCCTCAAAAAGTGAATGCGACCATGACGACAGCACAAGTCCCTGTTGGCGCAAACACTCTTTACGTTAATCCAGAAACAGGTCAAGATAGTTCTGATGCTGGGAGTTCAGAAGCAAAGGCTTACAAAACCATCACCTATGCTCTCAAGCAAGCCAAACCAGGTACAGTTATTCAACTCGCTCCCGGTACCTACAGTCAAGAAAGTGGAGAAGTCTTTCCACTCGCCATCGGACAGGGTGTAACCCTACGCGGAGACGAATCTACTAAAGGTCAAGGAATATTAATTGTAGGTAGTGGTAATTTTATCAGTCCCACGTTTGCACGTCAGAATATAGCAATCCTTGCCCAAAACGAGAGTGCGATCGGTGGAGTTACAGTGACCAATCCAGAAAACCGTGGTACTGGAGTTTGGATTGAAACATCCAATGCAGTAGTCAGTAACTCTACTTTTACCAACAGCGTGCGTGAGGGCGTTTTTGTTACAGGTAAAGCCAATCCAAAAATTGAAAATAACGTTTTTATTCAAAATAAAGGCAATGGAGTTTCTGTAGCTAAATCTGCCCAAGGAGAGGTTCGCAATAACTTATTTCAGAATACCGGTTTTGGTGTTGCAGTGAGCGATTTAGCATCACCTTTAATTACTGATAACCAGATTATTCAAAATAATGGTGGTGTCGTAGTTAACGGATCTTCTAAACCAGTACTTCGCAGTAACGTTATTCAAGATAACCGAGATCACGGTCTAGTTGTCATTCAAAATGCACAACCAGATTTAGGAACAGCAGAAAATCCCGGTAAGAATATAATCCGTAACAACGGTCAAAAGGATATTAAAAAGTTCTTTGACGTACTTAATGCCACCACAAGCAACACGATCGTTGCCGTTGGTAATGATATTGACGTCAAGCGAATTTCTGGTAAAGTTGAGTTTGTCGCAGCCACAGTTGAAGCACCATCGAGTGGTGGTATCGCAACAACTTTCAGAGATGTGCCTGCAGGTTATTGGGCAAAAACATATATTGAAGCACTAGCCGCTAAGAATATTATTGCTGGGTTCCCCGATGGTTCGTTTAAACCCAATGAACCAGTTACTCGCGCCCAATTTGCTGCCATTATTAGTAAAGCATTTGCACCAAGCCCCAAACGTGAAACCTCTAGTTTCAATGATGTAAGCCGCAATTTTTGGGCTTACCAAGTGATTCAATCTGCGTACCAAGGTGGTTTTGTATCTGGCTATCCTGACAAGAGTTTTAAACCAGAACAACAAATTCCGCGAGTGCAAGCACTCGTGTCCTTAGCAAGTGGGTTGGGGCTATCTGCAGATAGCCAAAATGTGTTATCTGTCTACAGTGATGCATCCCAGATTCCCAACTATGCTACAAGCTCCGTAGCAGCAGCAACTACAAAACAACTTGTGGTTAATTACCCTTCCGTAAAGCAACTCAACCCCAACCGTCAAGCAACTAGAGCAGAGGTAGCAGCTTTTGTTTACCAAGCACTCGTTAGTAGAGGTAGCCTCCAAGCAATACCTTCTCCATATCTGGTTAGAACTCCTTAG
- the nusA gene encoding transcription termination factor NusA: protein MVTLPGLKDLIENISRERNLPRIAVQSAIREALLKGYERYRRAQNLERKQFDDDYFDNFDVQLDVEDEGFRVVATKTIVEAVSNSDHEIALQQVQEMGGDEAQLGQEVVLDVTPDQGEFGRMAAMQTKQVLAQKLRDQQRQMVQEEFQELEGEVLQARVLRFERQSVIMAVRSSLGQPEVEAELPKREQLPNDNYRANATFKVHLKKVSQGQQRGPQLLVSRADAGLVVELFANEVPEIEDEVVRIVAVAREANPPSRHVGPRTKIAVDTLDRDVDPVGACIGARGSRIQVVVNELRGEKIDVIRWSPDPATYIANALSPARVDEVRLMDPETRQTHVLVAEDQLSLAIGKEGQNVRLAAKLTGWKIDIKDKAKYDHAGEDAKFAAARAKYAAELAALEAAEEDEYEDELEEELDNNKLLNELDEDELDEDELDEDELDEDELDEDLEESELEEDEDFDDDDDNFDKRDAK, encoded by the coding sequence ATGGTTACATTACCTGGATTAAAAGATTTAATAGAAAATATAAGTCGCGAGCGGAATTTACCTCGTATCGCCGTTCAATCAGCTATTAGAGAAGCACTATTAAAAGGGTACGAGCGTTATCGTCGCGCTCAAAATTTAGAACGCAAACAGTTTGATGATGATTATTTTGACAATTTTGACGTGCAACTCGACGTGGAAGATGAAGGATTTCGCGTTGTTGCTACAAAAACTATTGTAGAAGCCGTCTCCAATTCTGACCACGAAATTGCCTTACAGCAAGTTCAAGAAATGGGAGGTGATGAAGCACAACTCGGTCAAGAAGTGGTGCTAGATGTAACACCCGACCAAGGAGAATTTGGTCGCATGGCAGCAATGCAAACCAAACAAGTTTTGGCGCAAAAACTGCGGGATCAACAGCGACAGATGGTGCAGGAAGAATTTCAAGAATTAGAAGGAGAGGTACTGCAAGCCAGAGTCCTGCGTTTTGAAAGACAATCAGTCATTATGGCAGTTAGAAGTAGCCTGGGTCAGCCAGAGGTAGAAGCGGAACTACCCAAGCGGGAACAATTGCCAAACGATAATTACCGAGCAAATGCTACCTTTAAAGTTCATTTGAAAAAAGTGTCTCAAGGACAGCAACGCGGTCCTCAGTTACTAGTTTCTCGAGCTGATGCTGGTTTGGTCGTTGAACTTTTTGCCAATGAAGTTCCAGAAATTGAAGATGAAGTGGTCAGAATTGTTGCTGTAGCCAGGGAAGCAAATCCTCCTTCCCGTCACGTAGGACCTCGCACAAAGATTGCTGTTGATACACTAGATCGCGATGTAGACCCAGTAGGAGCGTGTATTGGAGCACGGGGATCGCGCATTCAAGTTGTTGTAAACGAATTGCGTGGGGAAAAGATAGACGTAATTCGTTGGTCGCCCGATCCCGCAACTTACATCGCTAACGCCTTGAGTCCAGCAAGAGTTGATGAAGTTCGCCTGATGGATCCAGAAACTAGGCAAACTCATGTATTAGTCGCTGAGGATCAATTAAGTTTGGCGATTGGGAAAGAAGGACAAAATGTTCGTTTGGCTGCAAAACTAACGGGTTGGAAAATTGATATCAAAGACAAAGCTAAGTACGACCATGCAGGAGAGGATGCTAAGTTTGCAGCTGCTAGGGCAAAATACGCTGCGGAATTAGCTGCTCTAGAAGCAGCCGAGGAAGATGAATATGAGGATGAGCTCGAGGAAGAACTTGACAATAACAAACTCTTAAACGAACTCGACGAAGACGAACTCGATGAAGACGAACTTGACGAAGATGAACTCGACGAAGACGAACTCGACGAAGATTTGGAAGAATCTGAACTAGAGGAGGATGAAGATTTTGATGATGATGATGACAATTTTGACAAAAGAGATGCTAAGTAA